CTAGATATATCACTTAGCCTGATACCAATGAAAGACAAGGGGGCTTActcttggcttggggagtaattgaagtaaaacttctttaggcgcgcttggcttggggagtaagctgacgaacgcgtgacgaaaagtgtgatcaggcgaacgtgtaacgaaaagtgtgatcaggcgaggcgaacggtaattggcttggggagtaagctgacgatcgcgcaacgaaaagtgtgatcaggcgaagcgaacgcagagaacgtataatatagagaaggctcaccgcgttgccaaatttacAACATTgcatttaacatatgtacatattaaaagaccaagcggtcgcgcatattcacgtacatacatatgtaattatgtgtgcatgtaaacaaatttgcaagaaccagagaacttaaaagtatagacagagaacataaaatttgttaacattgtatgtaaggtcggaattcgcctcgcaattttaacattgtttacaattctctcacatattctaaccgagaatatgaagtgacagaaatatatgtatttacggcatatgatgacaaggcatttatgccgaagaagagaatatgaagagactcccaacgaagaatttcgttttgcttgtttatattttgtttcattttgacaccgaaaatgtgtacaaaatacattatgttctctgtctcacatacgcaagaatatgaagagacataaatatatgtatgcatgaatatgaatatgaagacataaacacatgcatgcatgctccttatgcaagttcatacatatgcatacatatttacgcacgttggaaggcgaagctgttacagcagcaagggaagcggtaacaatcggcgatcgtttgttagtttctttcgcgtctagtcgcgtcaatgcttcgacagattgatgtgctgaacacatagaacgcgacagactgcaagcgccatctgaatctgatattgaaatacacacattcttaacgacacagttatttagacagctgcacaactacataactgtgtccataagaacgtgtgtattttaatatttgacagatgtcgcttacAGCgtgccccgctctatgtgttccgggcctgactctttgagtttcggccattgattgtccgtgacaacggagatgcgaaagatgcgtgcgacacttgttattatgaatgtatgtacatatgtatgtggctcgcatttgttttcgtaacatacagacaaatgtgccaaagaaataatatacatatgtatgtatgtatgtatatgccatagaaattctattggtacaaatatggaaataatgcgaatatgcacatttcatgaaggtcatcaattttctttgaagaaatgaagttcattttgcacatcttcactttgtaatagtggaaataaatataatttatttgaaatattactttatttaaataaaaataaaaagaaataaaattaaaacaatttttcctaatttttcccgtgttttgggcgatggaacaaacatcataatggtagttgtttacatgtcgcctaataacacagttaataatatcataaagtttatatacagaagacttatgatttatggtcgagtaggttctgaagaactaggagaaaactatcatacgttgccactaatcttagcaagagatttcaatatcaatttcgcatccgaagatggacaactcttgagaaactttctacgagataaattagaattacaaatgaataatgaccgtaatgagccaactacaagacatggaacaacaatcgatgcatttttttctagatttctgtataattttaattctaaaatatatgtatcgtatttctcgtatcataagcctattgtctcggttttacaatcaaccacagtaattactgatgtacccaataatgaaaataacgaataaaacaatgcaaaaaaataaaagatctatgcaaaaatattaatttactaatgaaaacataaaataaatttaaatatttgtaggaaataaatatatgtatatgtgcatacatgtatatattgcacacacacattcatatatatacacatagatagagagaaagaagttttacttcagtcgtgcggtcataagcacactctcgtttttttttttgtgaagtgCGGTCGAAGGCTGCCAATGCGTAAAAGAAATCTAAAAGTTATGTTAAATAGGGTATATCACCCTCTTTAAACCACATTTTCTAAAACGGGCATTGTTACAATTAAACAATGTAccgtttctttttgtttgtcCGTTTTGTCATTATCTTCACATTTATCAATTCCGCGTTTCCCCCTTTTAAACTGCATTTTCTATAACGGGTACTGTCACAACTAAACAATGTACCGTTTATTTTTCCCCCGTTTTGAATTTGGTTTCacattcatttcatttgaattcCGCATTGACGTCTGTATccagtattaaaaattaaggtatatttaaaatatgagtgcAATTTCATCAGGTAAATTAACATAAGTTTTAAATTGATACAAAATATTGCTTAAGGCATTTAAATAGATTGTATCGAGCCGTCAACCAGCCGAGGTGTGGTAAGGCGAACAAATGTCCTCAAAGCGTCGGAAGTAAAATCAATTTGGAATATTGCAAAATAATCCAATCATTCGGTCGCAGAGAAAAATGTATTTCCTTCGTGGAAGAGGAAGGAgtaatcataaaaacaaaaatgtgtcgCAAACATAAAATGCCTAACATTAAATAACAGTGGCACTGTTGGGGTCTTCTGATGCCGGAAAGGTGCTTGTCGCAACCGAACTGTGTTGGACAAGCGAAGCCTGTATTATTTAATGTATGCGTATCAGAGAGCAGCAACGAGTGTGATAAAATCAGAACAGtcgtgccaaaaacacaatcaaatcaattcagttcagcATAGACAACATTGTTAATCAATTCGAGTAGCcgccagcgtcaactgatctAATGCAACACGAACAATCTGTTCTTCGGCAATCACGATCGTTTTTATagcaatggaaaattttatttcagaagatggtatttgtttcctgtgtttgagtttttttttatttatttttattgttttcaatcgTTTGGATATGGTAACACTTATTATTTGACAACACGGAACACTTATGTTATTGTGCCTACTTGtttagtgaaaaataaaatactcattttaagcaaatatctaaataattaatataaaataaacatttagaaACAATGTTATGAAGTGTAAGTGTATAagaagtgcataatatgaaagaaaGAGCTGCtataaatcgaaaaattgcaaaataaaattttaaactttaaacgcaaatatctcgaaaactataagtttacAGCggcaaattatatatattcttaatctggagcataaCCCTGAAATAGTATGATGGTATATTAAAGTTTCCCCCGATTCTGTGCTGTGATACACtcacaagtctctaaatttgagatattAAGGTAGTGACTATTTTtgtgacttgagacgattttgcaaAGTGACAGTCAcataatctattacatttcattattcagagatgtttttacacttgaatgaaaataaatatgtcaataacaaatataaaattttctataacacagtcaaaaaacataattaccaatgaaaatataaatttatgtaatattgatttattttaacccttttcgtgtttgagttgcttacaaaatataaaaaaatggcaatCGATTAATATCAATGATGATATCTATTCAGTAGATTCAAAATGGAAAccagagctctttttagttttgtgacttttgtcaggtctcaaatttgagataatattttaagacaacagcccgttctcactgccgttggaaagatgaaaaaacagctgtttttgcaattcaagaattcacatcgctcaatatttatcaaaagaaaacattgtcatatagtactttttaataaaagaagtattcttttaaatattttccatataatcgAAATAATGGACGCATTTTTTCATGTGgcaagtcgattttcaggtgaaattagatttattgctttaaaaaaaatttgtttgtttacatttttttccctttgtagtgtctaaatcagctgtgagaATGTAACATATTTTCAATGCGGGCAAGTAAATGgagcaaaatcagagtcgcacagagagatttagtgtggatcagtttcaaaccacttcaatgaagtgattttgatttgtcatttttgtatggcgaaatcttgataaatttataagattaatGGGATAAGCAATTCAACAGCCGAAAACATGTGATTAAGAGTCGGTCGGAACATGGTATAACgttagagactgtttagtgaacagtaactagtcacaaattgagactttacctcaaaatgtctcaaatagtgaCTAGAGACCAAGAATGATAGAGAAAGAGATTACGCAATGCGCATGTTTGCTTTCAGTCAGATGTTTTTGCTGACGTCACGGTTGACTTATATTCACCTGCGCTTTGAAAGTGAATTCGAATTGTGTTTTCAAGTGTTgtattaattgtgaaattttaaattttttaatatgcgtTGCGCAGTGTTCggatgcaataataataatagtaaaaattgtGCTACGAAATGGAGATTTTTCTATTTCCCTAAAGATAAAACAGTACTAAAACAATGTCGTCGTAAAGACAAAAACaatgttaaaaatgcatgcatttGTGAAATGCACTTCGCGCCAAAAGCGTTCGAAAGAAACTTGCAGTTTGAAATGGATAATTATATCATCttgattacaataattttacttttagttagttagttctgctttctccagactgaataaggaagcaaagcaaatgggtcaggcagtgaacgagggcaaaacggaatatctcctgtcatcaaacaaacagtcgtcgcacttgcggCTTGgctcacacgtcactgttgacagtcataactttgaagttgtagagaatttcgtctatttagggaccagtattaacaccaccaacaatgtcagcctggaaatctaacgcaggattactcttgccaacaggtgctacttcggactgagtaggcaattgagaagtaaagtcctctctcgacgaacaaaagccaaactctataagtcgctcataattcccgtcctgctatatggtgcagaggcttggacgatgtcaacaacggatgagtcgacgttgcgagttttcgagagaaaagttctgcgaaagatttatggtcctttgcgcgttggccacggcgaatatcgcaatcgatggaacgatgagctgtacgagatatacgacgacattgacatagttcagcgaattaaaagacagcggctactctggctagctcatgttgtccggatggacgaaatcactccagctctgaaagtattcgacgcagtacccgccgggggaagcagaggaagaggaagacctccactctgctggaaggaccaagtggagaaggacctggcttcgcttggaatatccaattggcgccacgtagcgaaaagaagaaacgcctggcgcgcggttgttaactcggctataatcgcgtaagcggtttctacgccaattaagaggaagaagaattttacttttataaccaAACACTCTTGCAGGTTTAAGTTCGCGGAATCCAACTAAGTCGCTACCTAGCGCTTTTCTCACGTTAACCACTGCTCCTGCAGAAGCTAATGAACAGCAGAAAAGGATGGAGTCTCGTTCCAAAAAAGAGATGTTGACAACAATGTTGAAGAATACCGCCCCTGTTGAAGTAATTCAAGAAGACGAGGTTGGAGAGGACCTCAAACTGCAGGAGAGGAGATCATCGATGAGAAAGACGAGAAAATACTGCATTTGGAAACAGAAATgtaactttttatactctcgcaacaaagttgctaaggtgagttttgttcacataacggttgtttgtaagtcctaaaactaaaagactcagatatagggttatataaaccaaagtgatcagggtgacgagtagagttgaaatccggatgtctgtctgtccgtccgtccgtccgtgaaagctgtaacttgagtaaaaattgagatatcatgatgaaacttggtacacgtatttcttggcttcataagaaggttaagttcgaagatgggcaaaatcggcccactcccacgcccacaaaatggcgaaaaccgaaaacctataaagtgtcataactaagccataaataaagatattaaagtgaaatttggcacaaaaatggcattagggaggggcatatttcgacgtaaattttttggaaaagtgggcgtggccccgccccctactaagttttttgtacatatctcggaaactactatagctatgtcaaccaaactctatagagtcgtttccttcaggcatttccatatacagttcaaaaatgaaagaaatcggataataaccacgcccacctcccatgcaaaggttatgttgaaaatcactaaaagtgcgttaaccgactaacaaaaaacgtcagaaacactaaattttacggaagaaatggcagaaggaagctgcacccaggctttttttaaaaattgaaaatgggcgtggcgtcgcccacttatggaccagaaaccatatctcaggaactactaatctaattaattttacagcaaaataaaaaaatatgtaaatgacggataatgaaatgtcgattatcactttatcatgcgagagtataaaatgttcggtgacacccgaatttagcccttccttacttgatattacataagtatgtgtatttcttattattttttgacaaaGGCTGCATAGTGTTGTTAGAACTttgaaaaagttcaaaaacGAGCAGTTAGCAAAAATTAAACACCTCAGGATTTCCATTAAAACCGCGGAATTCCACTGAAATAATTTGGAGCAAAAACTTAGCTGCATTTTCACCAACGGCCAGGTAAGTGCCCAAATTCTAAATAGTATactgcaaaatatattaaagttcaTTACACATAAATAGATTGAAAAATTAAGGGATGGAAACAAACGGCGGAATTGGAAAGAAGAAGACATAAAAATAAGTCGATCACGTTATATTCAACGAGCCCGAAAGCGTACAAACTTCTAAGGAGAAACAACTTTCTTCTACCAGGGGTGCGCACTCTGCAATGGTGGTCAAAGAAAATTGACGTAGCTCCAGGTGTCATAGAGCCGATTGTAGCTCAaaagtaaaagaattgtttttcAGAGCTAGAATGTATTTTAGAATTcgttccttaaataaaaacttaattgaacatatgtaagttaaaaaacgttttattatgtttaataaaaaaatatatttttggagctatgctcctttattgaattccacttaagaactaacatttacaattaattatacttaactctaaacctatgtttgccgctgcaaccggtacggagtttgctgacgctgcgcttcccacaagttggcacttcgctgacgttgcgcttcccataggttgccactacacgtgtcgcagtctcagcgatttagtggtatcatattattttactttgcatcatatgatattactgcttcatatgatacttttgaatgtatggggtgctaactagtccccccttgaaattcaaacgtcctcgtttgaatctttaggtgtattaaaaatttggttgagACCTTCTATTGCCGGCTGTGAGAGTTTGTTGCGttcatcttctttttgtttgatCAGAAGTTTCTTCCCGAAAATTAGGGCGATGAATATTAAAAAGATGATTAGCGTGGTGCTGGTTCTGTGCTTTACTCTGTTTGCTGCTTCTAACAGACTTACTTCTTTTgtattgttgaagttaagctgTTTCAGCATCTCTAGCGAGAGGAATTCTTCTATATTGTGTAGTGCGGATGACGGTTGAAGGATGGCTGGTAGTGGCTTACTTGCTGTTCTTTCTTCgttatagaacttttttccattGATAACGATTGTTACGTTggtatacaaaattatgaaggtcccgtttaaaaatgtaggtttgttgtttattgaaatttctccgttgtatttatttagaaatattattcctGGTCCCATTTCCTCTATGGTTGGAATATGTTGGTTGTTGACCTCCGTGCAGTTTGGCAAACGactttttaaaagattatttatacaagtatcattacttaaatctattacattattgcttaagcatatttgtaaggaattgtattttttacaataattttctattccatAAATTCCCTTTTCACAGTTTagaattgtattgaaattgattttattaattctcccgttattttttactgctctaatatctaaagttttacaattttggtaATCTACGGTTGGGAGgctaacaatataaattataattttgccattggttgcaatttttatttcggaaaattcGAGTGCTTCGTCTAAATTAACATATGGAATATTGTCATTGTCTATTACTTTTTTCACAATAgttatttcttcatttgataagataaaagaatttattatattggcttttgcccaatgtattgcgtatgcaatatttaaaatttcttccttaattatttctaatttatattttagctgtaaaaatgcttcaatttctaaactcttttcattttgcatggttttaattatattgttacaaaagtagtattaagttgtatttgtattactatatgcatccctgattatgaacaatagctgtaggtatatggaatagcatttgtcttgttgtagacatctggcgccacggctgtcttcttgagaaacaatagacatctggcgccgcactgtccgcttgtcgaaacaatagacatctggcgccacagccgtctgcttgaacaattgcagagtctggcgccgcgactgtctgcttgcgtctggcgccgtatagccgtatgttctggtaatttccagacgcgatattctagaaggacacgtcggcatcagcgagaagtgcgtggctatataagccgtggcagcgccaacgtaatcaatcagtgctaagagtaaactgctatagtgtagacgagttgtgaaataaagagttgttgaattaaattaaacagtgttgattttatttgtcaatccagagatacgaacctaacaaagtaaactagcaagagtaaattcgtaacaatattattcgtaatatttgttatctcgctaattttgcctattgtaagtttgttaattaatacctgattattgttattttgtaaaacattatttatcttacttgaaattatttcgtagtcttcatggtctggacttcctgcaatccatttccatgcgctacccaggaaatttattgaccttttaattttttgctctactTTTAGATTGTTAAGTTGGGCTCTTATCTGTGTTATTAAATGGGATATGAAGGGGTAATTAGGGTTTTTGCGGatagtttcaattttaatagtcgCTTCTATGTGGTCTAGTGTGTccgtatatttttctatgtcaaTTTCATGTATTATCCTAATGTTCCTGTTTGTAGTCTAGCCGTTCCCTtttctattgttattaattggGAGTTTGAGTAGTCGAGGATCTGTACTTCCGCCAGGCATAGCGGTAGTAATATTCTGGAAAAAATGtcagtacatatttagttacgTATTCTACCTTTGTGAATTATTTGTCCTTTTTCAGTTAACACGGTACTACTTCTATCTTCCTTAACTATTTCCTTACTGTAGGGTTTACTTAACTTAGTTCCTAATCtcctatttttcttaacaaatattatttgtcctggtagatatgattttatttccttcttatttttgttatggtatTCGATATCCTTTCTTTGTTTCTCAGCTAATTTTTCTAAGTTGCTTTGTCTAGTTCTTTCTATGTCTTCGGGGGTAAATGTAACATTCCTATGAAAAAATAGGTCTACTGGTCTTTTAAGTGTAGTGGAGTGAACTGAATGATTATACTCGGATACTGCTCTTTCTAAaagttattcaaaatttctgtgtccaccgttttcttttatgcagcgcattatttcaattaatatacTTAGAgtggaatctttccacttgtccgTTAGCTTGGCTTTTGTGTGGAGGAGTAGTGTAAACTTCTATTCCTAACTCGTCTTTCATCATAAATTTTAGAGAGGCTGAATTTAAAGATGGCTCATTGTcgataactattaattttggtactctgaagaaaaatataatatctcttaaagGTTTCCTGACGTCTTCTATTGCTCTGCTATTTAGGCTTTTTGTTACtgcgtattttgtaaatttgtctaaagctgtcattactatttttccttccgttaaaaatatatcgatatgaaCTGTGTGTCCTGGATATGTTGGTAATGAAGTTCCTGCAATTTTCGGTTGATTGGGATGCCTCtcgtacttattttctttacaaacggtGCAGTTGGCtattattcgttttattttatttaacataccgggaaaatattttgtttcgagaatttgtgttttattttctgtGGCATTCCTATGTGCTCTTAAATGTTCTTTTAATATGACGTTCTCCTGCTCTTGTTCATTACTAATATCTTCAACTAGTTTTTGGGTATATCGGCTTTTAATGCTACTAAAATGAATAGGATAGATATTTTGCATCATACCCATTATCCTTTCTTCGGTATGAATTCCATTTATAACGGATGGGTTAAGGTATCGTTTCATGTATGAAATCAATGACTGTTCGTTATACTCTGGCTCTGTAATTATATGTCTATGCactgttggaaaaattattttaaattgatatgaggatatttcgtcaatcttgaaaaaaatttgatttttgaaaacattgattgGAACTTCTGTACAAGGGATTAAATTATGGCTTGAGCTTTCATCGCTATGAATCGTAGGTGtgagtgaatttatttgtattggtatcCTTGAAACTGCGTCTGCAACTACATTTGTTTTACCAGGTTTGTAAATTAGTTCGTAGTTATACTCTTCTAAAATGGCTTTCCATCGCTTCATTTTACTATTAGTATTCTTATGGCTTAAGGCATAGGTAAGAGGTTGATGATCGgtgataattttaactttttttgaaccgtagaggtaatttctaagtgaattaagtgaccatattataccaagcatttcTTTCTCATTGGTGGCATAATGTTCTTCTGCTTTACTTAAAGTTCTCGATATGAAAGTAATTGGTCTACCGTCTTGCGATAGGACGGCACCTAATGCGAAATCTGAGGCATCGGTCGTTAATTCAAAATCTTTATCGAAATTTGGATGCGTTAAAACTATATCCTTGGatactaaagtattttttattttattaaatgcttctaaAGCCTCGTTGTCTAATTCTATTTCTATCTTTTTCGACTTCCGTTTGGAGACATGGCCGGCTTCTCCTCTTAACAGTGCTGTTAAGGATTTAGCTATTTTTGCGTAATCCTGGATAAATCGTCGGTAATAACCTGACATACCTAGGAAGGATCTTAATTCTTTGAGAGTTTGTGGAACTGGAAATTTGGCTACCGCTTCTACTTTTTCGGGGTTGGTTTTTATCCCATTTGAACTGATTACatatcctaaaaattctaccTCTTCTTTagcaaatgtacatttatctaattggattttcatattagcattttctagggtttgaaatactaattccatgtttttaaaatgttcttcttcGTTTTTGCCAAATATTATTACATCATCGATGTAAACGTAGCATCTTACTCCTATATGTTGACGAAGGATATCGTCTAGTGCTCTTTGGAATGTGGccggagcattttttaaaccgaaagGTAAGCGgaggaattcatattttccgttgtttacggaaaatgctgttttttcaatgtctgacTCGCGAAGTGGAATCTGATGGAACccactttttaaatcaataacagtAAATAGTTTATTGTTTCCCAGATTTGCAAGGACTTCGTTAATTTCTGGTATGGGATATTTATCGGGAATCGTAACTGAATTGAGTTTACGATAATCTACGAccattcggaattttttttcgcCAGAGGCATCTGCCTTTTTGTTAACTATCCAAATTGGGGAGCTATATGGAGATTTCGATCTCCTTATTATTC
The sequence above is a segment of the Bactrocera dorsalis isolate Fly_Bdor chromosome 6, ASM2337382v1, whole genome shotgun sequence genome. Coding sequences within it:
- the LOC125779144 gene encoding uncharacterized protein LOC125779144, producing MQNEKSLEIEAFLQLKYKLEIIKEEILNIAYAIHWAKANIINSFILSNEEITIVKKVIDNDNIPYVNLDEALEFSEIKIATNGKIIIYIVSLPTVDYQNCKTLDIRAVKNNGRINKINFNTILNCEKGIYGIENYCKKYNSLQICLSNNVIDLSNDTCINNLLKSRLPNCTEVNNQHIPTIEEMGPGIIFLNKYNGEISINNKPTFLNGTFIILYTNVTIVINGKKFYNEERTASKPLPAILQPSSALHNIEEFLSLEMLKQLNFNNTKEVSLLEAANRVKHRTSTTLIIFLIFIALIFGKKLLIKQKEDERNKLSQPAIEGLNQIFNTPKDSNEDV